The DNA sequence GAACGAGCGAGACAGAACTCGCTGGACGTGCGGCTTACAGAAATCTCTTTGTATTTCCCTCGGCTACCGGCTGCCTTCGATGGGTATCGAATCTTGCACGTCTCCGATCTGCATCTCAACGGTATGCCGGAATTGGCTCCGATTCTCGCCCGTCTCCTCCAGGGGATAGAGGCGGACGTAGCCGTGTTCACAGGCGACTTTCACCTCCGTTTTCGGAAGGATGTCGCGGAGACGAGTGACCTGACACGTAAGATCCTTCGCCACCTGAACGCCCCGGATGGTCTGTTTGCCGTACGGGGAAATCACGACGTACCGGAGCTGCTTCCCCGCCTGGCGGGAATGGGGCTGGAATTTCTCCACAATCGCGCCGTGCCGATCCGGCGGGGAGAGGCTGAGATCTGGCTGGCCGGGGTGGACGATCCCTATCACTACGAAGCAGCCGACCTTCAGCGAGCCCTCGCGGATATTCCGACGGGAGGCTTCGTGGTCTTACTGGCCCACACGCCGGAGCTCTTTCGGGAGGCGGCGAAGGCGGGGGTGGATCTGTACCTTTGTGGGCATACGCACGGCGGGCAGGTGTCCTTGCCTCGTGTAGGGCCGCTTTTCCTGAATGCACGTGCTCCTCGCAGGGTGGGTTCGGGTCTGTGGCGAGAAGGCCAGACGCTCGGCTACACCAGCCGAGGGGTAGGGAGCACGTCTGTTCCGCTCCGGTTTGGCTGTCCGCCGGAGGTAACTCTGCTACACCTTCGGAGGAGTTCGGGCCAGTGAAGCACCTGCGCCTCTTTCGGTCGGCTTGGAAAGGAATTGCCCGGGCGGGGCTTTTTTCATAGATTCCGCCGGGTGCGAAAACGGTCTGACGGGAGGGATGGGTGTACCAATGCACGTCAACGCGGGTAAAGCCAAGACTTATGACGGCCACGTCAACCAGTTCTTCATCGAAGACAGCTGGCGTGTGTTCCGGATCATTTCCGAGTTCGTGGAGGGGTTTGAAGAACTTTCGGAAGTAGGTCCGGCCATTACGGTCTTCGGGTCCGCGAGGGCCGGGCGGGAGTCGAAGGATTACGCCAGCGCGCGGAGACTTGGCAGGCTTTTCGCCGAGAACGGCTACGCGGTTATTACCGGTGGCGGGCCCGGCATCATGGAGGCGGCAAACCGTGGCGCGAGGGAGGCGGGGGGCCTATCCATCGGCCTGAATATCGAGATTCCCTTGGAGCAGGAGCCGAACCGCTACGTGAGCAAACTGATCACCTTTCGCTACTTCTTCGTTCGCAAGGTGATGCTGGTAAAGTACGCGAAGGCGTTTGTGGTCTACCCGGGCGGCTACGGCACGCTGGACGAGCTGTTCGAGGCCCTCACACTCATCCAAACCCACCGCGTGCAGCGTTTCCCCATTGTTCTCATGCGTCGGCGCTACTGGCAGGGGCTTCTTAACTGGCTGAATAACCCGGTGCTGCGAACCGGCAAGATCTCGCCGGAAGACCTTGAACTCTTTGAGCTGGCGGAGGAGCCGGAAGAGGCTCTCGAGATCGTGCAAAGCTTCTACAGAAACCAGGTGCCTGACTCTACCTGAACCCCTCCGGGAGACTGTGTCTTTCCCCTTCTGGTAACCGATAGGCCTTGCACCCGCAAGTATGGGGTCATCCGATGGGAGCACCGGTTGGGAAAGAGGTCCGACAGAGTTACATCTTGCCGGGAGAGGGGAAAGCTGCGCTTGTTCTGGATCTGTCGCGAAGCGGCGCAGCCGGAGCCACGCCCGGGATGGAGAAAATCAGAGATGTGCTCGAGCGCGCCTCGCCGCTGGCCGACGCGATCATCCTAAATCCCGGGGCTATGGAGAAAAATGCGGATCTTCTCGGGGGCAAGAGCCTAGCGGCCGGGCTGGTCAAGGCTGACTGGACCAACGCGCACCGTCCCTCGGATTTCGCGCTACCAGTCCAGAAGATCCACCGGGTGCTTCTTTCCGATGCCGAGGATGCCCTTCTCCTCGGAGCCCTCGGCGTGGTGGCCACACTTCTCATGGGATTCGAAGACGAGTTCGAGGCAGACAATATCGAGAGCGTGTCGCACCTCGCCCGCTCCTGCTACGAAGCTTCCCTGCCCCTGCTCATCGACGTCCTTCCCGCTGGGCCCAAGGTGACCCCCGTGAATCACGACGATGTGGTTAAGCTGGCGGTCTCTTTCATGATGGAGGCCGGGGCCGATGCCATTATCGTTCCGCCCGTGGGGGACGAGGCGCGAAAGCTGCTCGGCTCGTGGTGCACGGTCCCGTTGTTGGAGCGGAGGGAGGACTTCCCGACGGCCGATGAGCTGGAGAAGTTGACCGCGGCCGGGTATCGGGGAGTCGTGGTCACGGAGGAAGCTATGACCACGGGCGATTGGGAGCAAAGGTTGCGCAACTTGGCCCGTGCTGTGGGTCACGGCCAAGGGAGGGGCGAATGACCGTCTCTTCTGGAAAGCAGCAGCGACTGAATCGACTGTTTGATCCGCGCGATGGCCGCGCCGTGTGTGTGGCCGCTGACCACGGCTGGATGTCAGACCCCACGGAGAATGTGATCCGCCTCAAAACCATTCTGCAGCAGGTTGTGGAAGGCGGGGCAGACGGCGTCCTCATGAGCTTCGGGACTGCCCAGAGGCTGGGCAGCTTCTTCCACGGGCGCGAGAAGCCTGCCCTTTTGATCCGGGCGGACTGGATGAACCTGCCGCGCCTCGGGGCGAGCAACGTTAGCAACGTGCTGCCGGTGGTGAACTTTCGGAAGCGCGCCACCTCCCGTGCCCAGCACGCCCTGGCCATGGGCGCCTCGGCCATTACCATCTACTACTTCATCGGCTACAGCGACGAATTTGAGGCCCTCAACGTCGAGCAGGCCGCGGCCTACGCCCGCGAGTGCCGTCGTATCGGGCTCCCCCTCATCATCGAGCCCATGGCGGTGGGAGGGATGGTGACGGGCGTGAACATCGCCGAGATTCTGATTGCCTCGGCGCGCATCGCCTTCGAGATCGGCGCGGATGCTCTGAAGATCCCCTATACGGGCGACGTCCATACCTTCCGAGAGCTTTGCCGGGTGGCGCAGGTCCCCGTCCTGGTCCTCGGGGGAGCGAAGTCGGACCACCCCCGGGATGCCCTCGAGCTGGTGGAGGAAGCGCTGCGCGCGGGAGCGGCTGGGACGGTTTTCGGCAGAAACGTCACCAAGGCCAAGGACCCCAAGAAGATGGTCCAGGACATCGTGGCCCTCGTCCACGGGGGCAAGACGGTGGACGAGATTACCAATCCCCTGCACGGAAAGCGCATCCGGCTTGGCACGGTGAGCTCGCGCTGCACCGGCTGTGACCTATGTCTCTTGGCCTGCACCGGAGCGCACAATGGCGGATATGGCCATTCTGGAGCACGCCTGCGTGTGGAGCACCTCTCCTTCCTGGAGGGGAAACCTGCTTTTCGACCGTTTGTCTGCACCCTGTGCGGGCGGTGCGTAACGGTCTGCCGCACCGGCGCTCTCTCGTACGATGAGCGAGGGATTATCCGCCTGGACCGCGTTCGGTGCGATCGCTGCCTGGAGTGTCAGGCGGCGTGCCCCTTCAGGGTGATCGGAACAGATGCGGAAGGATACCCCGTCATCTGTGACTTGTGCGATGGCAATCCGCAGTGCGTTCGCTGGTGCAAATACGACGCGATCGTCGCCTTGCCGCGGGAACCGATTCGCCAGGAAAGAGGCCATGTCGCTTGAGGGAAGGGCGTACCAGGACTGCGTGCTGCGCGTCGACTTAGGAACCGGCGCAGTCGAAAGGCAGAGGATTCCGGAGGCGGTGGCCAGGCTCCTCCTTGGAGGCAGGGGTCTCGGCACCTGGCTCCTCTACAACGAGCTGCCTCCGGGTACCGACCCCCTGGGCGCGGACAATCTTCTGATCTTCGTCACGGGACCGCTCACCGGTACCATCGCTCCGACGGCAGGCAGAGTGGGGCTGGTGACGAAGAGTCCGGCCAACGGGGCCGTCCTGGACTCGTACGCGGGGGGTTTCTTTGGCGAGACCCTGAGGTTTGCAGGGTACGACGCGCTGGCCATCCGCGGCGTGGCACCGAAGCCTTCTGTGCTGTTTATCGAGGATGGCCGGATACGGCTCGACGAGGCTGACGAGCTGTGGGGATGGGATGTCTTCGAGACTCAGAGGGCCCTGCGCAAGCGCTACGGAGGCGACGTGGTCACGGCCGTAATCGGTCCGGCCGGAGAGAGGAAATCGCCCATTGCGGGGATCTTCTGCGAGACCCGCAGCCTGGCTCGTGGCGGCAGCGGTGCCGTCATGGGATCCAAGAACCTGAAGGCCGTGGTCATTCGCGGATCCGGATCGGTTGCCGTGTACAACCGGCCCGAGTTCGAGGAGGCGGTGTGGATAGCGAGTCGCATGCTTCGGATGAGCTCGCAGATCAAGCGGATGCAGACCGACGGCACGGTGAACATCTTGGAGCTGATCAATGTGGCCGGCGGGCTGCCGACGCGCAACTTTCAGGCCGGTCAGTTCGAGGCCGCGGACCAGATCCGGTGCGAAGCCTGGCAGCAGCACTGGAAGCGCACCAGCGCCTGCCACGCCTGCCCCATCGGCTGTACGAAGATCGCCTATTCGGACCGGTACGGGATCTGGATCGACGGTCCGGAATACGAGACGACCTTCGCCCTCGGTTCCAATACGGGTGTGGCTGACCGCGACGCCATCCTTTACGCCAACTACCTTTGCGATAAGTACGGCATTGACGCGATCAGCGCAGGTGGCATTATCGCGTTTACCATGGAGCTTTTTGAGCGCGGGTTCATCAGCAAGCGGGAATTGGACGGCGTCGAAGCCCGCTTCGGGAACGCCGAGGCCCTGGTCGAGCTCTGTGACCGCATGGGCAAGGGGGAAGGAGTCGGAGCTTTTCTGGAGAAAGGCGTGCGCGCGATCAGCCAGGCGTTCCCGGGAAGCGAGGCCTTTGCGATGCACGTCAAGGGCTTGGAACTGCCCGGCTACCTGCCGCGAGCCGCGAAAGGGATCGCCTTGAGCTACGCCATCTCCGAGCGCGGCGCCTGCCACCTCCACGGCTCTCCGATCATCGAGCTGCTGGGTGGGGCCGACCCCATCACCCCGGAAGGTAAGGCCCTGCTGTTCCGGACAACGCAGCTCGATGTGGCTGTGGTGGACGCCTGCATCCTCTGTTACTTCACCAAGTTCGGCTTTACCCTCAAGGAAGTGCAGCAGATGCTCGCGCCCGCCACCGGGTTTCCGTATCGAACGCCGCGCGACGTGGAGCGCATTGGCGAGCGCATCACGAACTTGGCCCGATTGTTCAACCTCCGGGAAGGCTTTACGGACAAGGATGATACGCTTCCTGCGCGCTGCCTTCGCGAGCCCCTGCCCAGCGGTCCCGCTAAGGGGCAGGTTGTGGAACTGGACCGAATGAAGGCGGAATACTACCAGGCCATGGGGTGGGATGCCCACGGCATCCCGACCAGGGAAACCCTGCGACGTCTGGAAATGGACCAGCTGATTTCCTTCCACGAGGTTCCGCAGTGAAGGTGACCGTGAAGTTTCATGGCGAGCTACGCAAGTACAACGAGGGCCGGGAAGCGAAGGTCCTGGAACTACCCGAGGGAGCCACTGTCTACGATGCCCTGCACCGGAGCCGCATCCCATTGGACCAGATCGCCCTCGTGGCGCGAAACGGGGCACGGGTGGAGTGGAATGAGCCTCTTCGAGACGGCGATGAACTGAAAGTGTACCAGTTTGCCATCGGCGGGTAAGAGATTCGGACGGGACGGGGACGAGCTGGGTCAAGTTCAGATGGAGGAGCTGGGGATATCGACAGCATGGTTGGCTGGGCGTGCCCGGACAGGTCGCGACCTGTTGCGGACGATCCGAGAACTTGGTCTGAACCTCCTCGAAGTGGATTACCGATTGGACGCGGAACAGATCACTGACCTCAAGCGAGAGGTAGCGAAAGGGGAAATACGCGTTCTCAGCGTCCACAATCCAGCACCCCTCCCCGAGGGGGTGAGTCGGGAGCAGGCCTCGGGTGACGTCCTCAGGCTTTCTTCCCTCGACGAAGCGGAAAGGCAAGCCGCCGTTCAGCTGGCGCGGGGTAGCCTCGCGCTGGCAGCGGAGCTCGGGGCCGGCGCGGTCGTCTTCCACCTTGGCGAGGTGGAATTCGATCACCAGGCCCCGCGTCTGCTCGACTTCTACCGGAAGGGTTTGATGGAGACCCCGGAGGCCAAAGAGTTCTTGGCGGCGAAGCTTCGGGAACGCAGGGACCGGCGGCAGCCCCACCTGGAGGCGGTGCTGCGCAGCCTCGAAGAGATCCATCGCGAAGCGGTCCGCCTGGGGATTTGGCTTGCCATTGAGAATCGCTTCTATTACCACCAGATCCCGGATCTCGAGGAGCTGGACATCCTCTTCCAGCGCTTCGCGGGCGGCAAGGTGGGATATTGGCACGATACAGGCCACGCTCAGGTTTTTCAGGCCCTCGGTTTCTGGGAGCAGGATAGGCCCCTTGCCCGCTTTGCGGAGCGGCTTCTCGGCTTTCACCTACACGATTGCCGTGGCGTCGACGACCATCGCGCTCCCGGCGACGGGGAGATCGAGTGGGAGAAAATCCGGCCGTACCTGGTGGCCAATGGCGTGCGCCGTGTTCTCGAAATCCATCCCAAGGTGTCTTTCAAACAGGCGAAGTTGGGGATCGGCTTTCTGGCTTCCCTCGTGGGAGAGCCGACCCCTGCGGTTGCGGAGGTGGGTCCGTAGAGCTCCAGCGCGGAAGGCTCGGTGACGATCTACCTCTGTTCGATCGGAAAAGCGCTTACGCCCGAAATCGAAGTGTTGAAGGCCCAGCTACCGCAGGTGCTGCGTGCCGGGGTCGAGACGGCGCAGCCCCACTCCCTGGCGGTACCCGAGCAGGCTTTTTCGCGCCGCCGGAACCAGTATCACTCGACCATGCTCCTGATGTGGGCCGATGCAAAGATTCCCCGCGGGCAGAGGCCCCTTTTGGCGCTCACGGAGGTCGACCTTTTCGTGGAGGGGCTGAACTTCGTCTTTGGCGAGGCGGACCCGGGGCGGAGAGTTGCAATCGTCTCCACGCATCGACTGAGATGGAGCTACGGGGGCGGTGCGGTGCCGCCCGGGCAGTACGAATCGCGCCTGGTCAAGGAGGCCGTCCACGAACTTGGGCATGTCTTCGGGCTCGGGCATTGCCCCGATCCAGGCTGTGTGATGTACTTCAGCAACTCCATTCTCGACACGGACCGGAAGGGTAAGGATTTCTGCCCACGTTGCCGGGCCAAACTCTCGGGGAGGTGATCCCGGTGCCGGGCACCGAGGTTCGTATCGGTTGCTGCGGTTACACGGTGTCGCGGAGCAAGTACTATCGCACATTTACCGTCGTCGAGATTCAGCAGACCTTCTACCAACTGCCGCAGCTCGAGACCGCCCAGAAATGGCGGGAGGAGGCGCCACCGGGTTTCGAGTTCACAATGAAAGCCTGGCAACTGATCACGCACGAGCCAGCCAGTCCTACGTACCGACGGCTGCGGGAGCCGATTCCTGAGAGCGCGAAGGACCGATATGGAAGCTTCCGGCCCACGGAGGAGGTGAGGGAGGCTT is a window from the candidate division KSB1 bacterium genome containing:
- a CDS encoding metallophosphoesterase → MLTHLRKLRRLLHLEDVDFLGPVAKAILVITGLSERARQNSLDVRLTEISLYFPRLPAAFDGYRILHVSDLHLNGMPELAPILARLLQGIEADVAVFTGDFHLRFRKDVAETSDLTRKILRHLNAPDGLFAVRGNHDVPELLPRLAGMGLEFLHNRAVPIRRGEAEIWLAGVDDPYHYEAADLQRALADIPTGGFVVLLAHTPELFREAAKAGVDLYLCGHTHGGQVSLPRVGPLFLNARAPRRVGSGLWREGQTLGYTSRGVGSTSVPLRFGCPPEVTLLHLRRSSGQ
- a CDS encoding TIGR00730 family Rossman fold protein produces the protein MHVNAGKAKTYDGHVNQFFIEDSWRVFRIISEFVEGFEELSEVGPAITVFGSARAGRESKDYASARRLGRLFAENGYAVITGGGPGIMEAANRGAREAGGLSIGLNIEIPLEQEPNRYVSKLITFRYFFVRKVMLVKYAKAFVVYPGGYGTLDELFEALTLIQTHRVQRFPIVLMRRRYWQGLLNWLNNPVLRTGKISPEDLELFELAEEPEEALEIVQSFYRNQVPDST
- a CDS encoding 4Fe-4S binding protein — encoded protein: MTVSSGKQQRLNRLFDPRDGRAVCVAADHGWMSDPTENVIRLKTILQQVVEGGADGVLMSFGTAQRLGSFFHGREKPALLIRADWMNLPRLGASNVSNVLPVVNFRKRATSRAQHALAMGASAITIYYFIGYSDEFEALNVEQAAAYARECRRIGLPLIIEPMAVGGMVTGVNIAEILIASARIAFEIGADALKIPYTGDVHTFRELCRVAQVPVLVLGGAKSDHPRDALELVEEALRAGAAGTVFGRNVTKAKDPKKMVQDIVALVHGGKTVDEITNPLHGKRIRLGTVSSRCTGCDLCLLACTGAHNGGYGHSGARLRVEHLSFLEGKPAFRPFVCTLCGRCVTVCRTGALSYDERGIIRLDRVRCDRCLECQAACPFRVIGTDAEGYPVICDLCDGNPQCVRWCKYDAIVALPREPIRQERGHVA
- a CDS encoding aldehyde ferredoxin oxidoreductase family protein, encoding MSLEGRAYQDCVLRVDLGTGAVERQRIPEAVARLLLGGRGLGTWLLYNELPPGTDPLGADNLLIFVTGPLTGTIAPTAGRVGLVTKSPANGAVLDSYAGGFFGETLRFAGYDALAIRGVAPKPSVLFIEDGRIRLDEADELWGWDVFETQRALRKRYGGDVVTAVIGPAGERKSPIAGIFCETRSLARGGSGAVMGSKNLKAVVIRGSGSVAVYNRPEFEEAVWIASRMLRMSSQIKRMQTDGTVNILELINVAGGLPTRNFQAGQFEAADQIRCEAWQQHWKRTSACHACPIGCTKIAYSDRYGIWIDGPEYETTFALGSNTGVADRDAILYANYLCDKYGIDAISAGGIIAFTMELFERGFISKRELDGVEARFGNAEALVELCDRMGKGEGVGAFLEKGVRAISQAFPGSEAFAMHVKGLELPGYLPRAAKGIALSYAISERGACHLHGSPIIELLGGADPITPEGKALLFRTTQLDVAVVDACILCYFTKFGFTLKEVQQMLAPATGFPYRTPRDVERIGERITNLARLFNLREGFTDKDDTLPARCLREPLPSGPAKGQVVELDRMKAEYYQAMGWDAHGIPTRETLRRLEMDQLISFHEVPQ
- a CDS encoding MoaD/ThiS family protein, with protein sequence MKVTVKFHGELRKYNEGREAKVLELPEGATVYDALHRSRIPLDQIALVARNGARVEWNEPLRDGDELKVYQFAIGG
- a CDS encoding sugar phosphate isomerase/epimerase, with the protein product MRTIRELGLNLLEVDYRLDAEQITDLKREVAKGEIRVLSVHNPAPLPEGVSREQASGDVLRLSSLDEAERQAAVQLARGSLALAAELGAGAVVFHLGEVEFDHQAPRLLDFYRKGLMETPEAKEFLAAKLRERRDRRQPHLEAVLRSLEEIHREAVRLGIWLAIENRFYYHQIPDLEELDILFQRFAGGKVGYWHDTGHAQVFQALGFWEQDRPLARFAERLLGFHLHDCRGVDDHRAPGDGEIEWEKIRPYLVANGVRRVLEIHPKVSFKQAKLGIGFLASLVGEPTPAVAEVGP
- a CDS encoding archaemetzincin family Zn-dependent metalloprotease; this encodes MTIYLCSIGKALTPEIEVLKAQLPQVLRAGVETAQPHSLAVPEQAFSRRRNQYHSTMLLMWADAKIPRGQRPLLALTEVDLFVEGLNFVFGEADPGRRVAIVSTHRLRWSYGGGAVPPGQYESRLVKEAVHELGHVFGLGHCPDPGCVMYFSNSILDTDRKGKDFCPRCRAKLSGR